The following are from one region of the Erwinia billingiae Eb661 genome:
- the phnL gene encoding phosphonate C-P lyase system protein PhnL, whose product MTLQLRVENLSKTFVLHNQHGAELPVLQHASLEVGAGECVVLHGHSGSGKSTLLRSLYANYLPDSGHIWVRHQQEWIDLVSAPARQILALRRDTIGWVSQFLRVIPRITTLDVVAQPLRERGVDRQESEERAKALLSRLNVPSGLWGLAPSTFSGGEQQRVNIARGFIADYPVLLLDEPTASLDSTNSAAVVSLIEQARDRGAAIVGIFHDSAVRDRIANRLHVMNPVTGSAL is encoded by the coding sequence ATGACTCTTCAACTTCGCGTCGAAAATTTGTCGAAAACCTTCGTGCTGCATAATCAGCACGGTGCCGAGCTTCCGGTTTTACAGCATGCCAGCCTGGAGGTGGGGGCGGGGGAATGCGTGGTGCTGCACGGCCATTCGGGCAGCGGGAAATCCACGCTGCTGCGTTCGCTGTACGCCAACTATTTGCCGGACAGCGGTCATATCTGGGTCAGGCATCAGCAGGAATGGATCGATCTGGTCAGCGCGCCGGCGCGACAGATCCTCGCACTGCGCCGCGACACCATTGGTTGGGTCAGCCAGTTTTTGCGGGTGATCCCGCGCATCACCACTCTGGACGTGGTGGCGCAGCCGCTGCGGGAACGGGGAGTGGATCGTCAGGAGAGCGAGGAGCGCGCCAAAGCCCTGCTCAGCCGTCTGAATGTGCCTTCCGGCCTGTGGGGACTGGCACCGTCAACCTTCTCGGGCGGTGAGCAGCAGCGGGTAAACATCGCCCGTGGCTTTATCGCCGATTATCCGGTGTTGCTGCTGGATGAACCGACCGCCTCGCTGGACAGCACCAACAGCGCCGCGGTGGTCAGCCTGATTGAACAAGCCCGCGATCGCGGTGCCGCCATCGTGGGCATCTTCCACGATAGCGCGGTGCGCGACCGTATTGCCAACCGTCTGCATGTGATGAACCCTGTGACCGGGAGCGCCTTATGA
- the phnK gene encoding phosphonate C-P lyase system protein PhnK, with the protein MISEHPLLAVNQLTHLYAPGKGFRDVSFELYPGEVLGIVGESGSGKTTLLKAISARLAPQQGNIIYQGQDLYALNESDRRRLLRTEWGVVHQYPMDGLRPQVSAGGNIGERLMAVGQRHYGNIRETAGQWLEDVEIPLSRIDDLPGTFSGGMQQRLQIARNLVTHPKLVFMDEPTGGLDVSVQARLLDLLRSLVRDLNLAVVIVTHDLGVARLLAHRLLVMKEGEVVESGLTDRVLDDPHHPYTQLLVSSVLG; encoded by the coding sequence ATGATCAGCGAACACCCCCTGCTGGCCGTTAACCAGTTAACCCACCTTTATGCGCCAGGCAAAGGCTTCCGCGACGTGTCGTTCGAGCTGTATCCCGGTGAAGTGCTGGGCATTGTCGGCGAGTCCGGCTCCGGTAAAACCACGCTGCTGAAGGCCATTTCCGCGCGCCTGGCACCGCAGCAGGGCAACATTATTTATCAGGGACAGGATCTGTACGCCTTAAACGAAAGCGATCGCCGCCGGCTGCTGCGCACCGAATGGGGCGTGGTCCATCAGTATCCGATGGATGGCCTGCGTCCGCAGGTGTCTGCCGGGGGCAATATCGGCGAGCGGCTGATGGCCGTCGGCCAGCGCCATTACGGCAACATCCGCGAGACGGCCGGCCAGTGGCTGGAAGATGTCGAAATCCCGCTGTCGCGCATCGACGATCTGCCGGGCACCTTCTCCGGCGGCATGCAGCAGCGTCTGCAGATTGCCCGCAACCTGGTAACGCATCCGAAGCTGGTGTTTATGGATGAGCCAACCGGCGGGCTGGACGTGTCGGTGCAGGCGCGCCTGCTCGATCTGCTGCGCAGCCTGGTGCGGGATCTGAATCTGGCGGTGGTGATTGTCACCCACGATCTGGGCGTCGCGCGTCTGCTGGCCCATCGCCTGCTGGTAATGAAAGAGGGTGAGGTGGTGGAAAGCGGGCTGACCGATCGGGTGCTGGACGATCCGCATCATCCTTACACGCAGCTGCTGGTCTCTTCGGTGTTGGGTTAA
- a CDS encoding alpha-D-ribose 1-methylphosphonate 5-phosphate C-P-lyase PhnJ, with amino-acid sequence MTELSGYNPGYLDEQSKRTIRRAILKAVAIPGYQVPFGGREMPMPYGWGTGGIQLTASIIGEHDVLKVIDQGADDTTNAVSIRRFFQRVSGAATTERTVDATLIQTRHRIPETPLTEDQILIFQVPIPEPLRFIEPRETETRTMHALEEYGIMQVKLYEDIARYGHIATTYAYPVKVNDRYVMDPSPIPKFDNPKMDMMPALQLFGAGREKRIYALPPYTKVESLDFDDHPFTVQKWEEPCAICGSRHSYLDEVVLDDQGTRLFVCSDTDYCHQQQEAHQA; translated from the coding sequence GTGACTGAACTGAGCGGTTATAACCCCGGCTACCTTGATGAACAGAGCAAACGCACTATTCGTCGGGCGATCCTGAAAGCGGTGGCCATTCCGGGCTATCAGGTGCCGTTCGGCGGCCGCGAAATGCCGATGCCCTATGGCTGGGGCACCGGCGGCATCCAGCTGACCGCCAGCATCATTGGCGAACATGATGTGCTGAAGGTGATTGATCAGGGCGCGGACGACACCACCAACGCCGTCTCGATCCGTCGCTTCTTCCAGCGGGTGAGCGGCGCGGCGACCACCGAGCGCACGGTGGATGCCACCCTGATTCAGACCCGTCACCGTATACCTGAAACGCCGCTGACCGAAGATCAGATCCTGATTTTCCAGGTGCCAATCCCGGAACCGCTGCGCTTTATCGAGCCGCGCGAAACCGAAACCCGCACCATGCACGCCCTGGAAGAGTACGGAATTATGCAGGTGAAGCTGTATGAAGATATCGCCCGCTACGGCCATATCGCCACCACCTACGCCTATCCAGTGAAGGTCAACGATCGCTATGTGATGGACCCGTCGCCAATCCCGAAATTCGACAACCCGAAGATGGACATGATGCCCGCGCTGCAGCTGTTTGGTGCCGGGCGTGAAAAGCGCATCTACGCCTTGCCGCCGTACACCAAGGTGGAAAGCCTGGACTTTGACGATCACCCGTTCACCGTGCAGAAGTGGGAAGAACCCTGCGCGATTTGCGGTTCACGGCACAGCTATCTGGACGAAGTGGTGCTCGACGATCAGGGGACCCGGCTGTTTGTCTGCTCCGACACCGATTACTGCCACCAGCAACAAGAGGCACACCAAGCATGA
- a CDS encoding carbon-phosphorus lyase complex subunit PhnI: protein MYVAVKGGEKAIEAAHQLQENLRRGEGKDELQCQQIDQQLGLAVDRVMTEGGIHDRELAALAIKQASGDLVEAIFLLRAYRTTLPRLADSLPLATENMRLERRISAVYKDLPGGQVLGPTYDYTHRLLDFTLLAEGKAPAAPRAEQPLDERCAHTFDLMTREGLALREEDDGSEPVDITRDPPSYPSPRSARLQQLVRGDEGFLLSLGYSTQRGYGRNHPFAAEIRTGYLTVEIAPEELGFSLDIGEILLTECEMVNGFTTPADKAPHLTRGYGLVFGRAERKAMAMALVDRALQTGEHGERVTSPAQDEEFVLSHADNVEAAGFVSHLKLPHYVDFQAELELLNRLRAEYQEKHRD from the coding sequence ATGTACGTTGCCGTTAAAGGGGGCGAGAAGGCGATTGAAGCCGCCCATCAGCTGCAGGAAAACCTGCGCCGTGGCGAAGGCAAGGATGAACTGCAGTGCCAGCAGATCGACCAGCAGCTCGGGCTGGCGGTCGATCGGGTGATGACCGAAGGCGGCATCCACGATCGTGAACTGGCGGCGCTGGCGATCAAGCAGGCCTCAGGCGATTTGGTGGAAGCCATCTTCCTGCTGCGCGCCTATCGCACCACCTTGCCACGCCTGGCCGACAGCCTGCCGCTGGCCACCGAGAATATGCGGCTGGAACGTCGCATCTCCGCCGTCTACAAAGATTTGCCCGGCGGACAGGTGCTCGGCCCGACCTATGACTACACCCATCGCCTGCTGGATTTCACCCTGCTGGCAGAAGGTAAAGCGCCCGCTGCGCCGCGTGCCGAACAGCCGCTGGATGAACGCTGCGCGCATACCTTTGACCTGATGACGCGCGAAGGGCTGGCCCTGCGGGAAGAGGATGACGGCAGCGAACCGGTGGATATCACCCGCGATCCGCCGTCCTATCCGTCGCCGCGTTCCGCCCGTCTGCAACAGCTGGTGCGCGGCGATGAAGGTTTCCTGCTGTCGCTGGGTTACTCGACCCAGCGCGGCTACGGACGTAATCACCCGTTTGCCGCGGAAATCCGCACCGGCTATCTGACGGTGGAGATTGCGCCGGAAGAGCTGGGCTTTTCGCTGGATATCGGCGAGATCCTGCTGACCGAATGCGAGATGGTCAACGGCTTCACCACGCCTGCCGATAAGGCACCGCACCTGACGCGCGGCTATGGCCTGGTGTTTGGCCGCGCCGAACGCAAAGCAATGGCGATGGCGCTGGTGGATCGCGCGCTGCAAACCGGCGAACACGGCGAGCGCGTGACCAGCCCGGCGCAGGACGAAGAGTTTGTGCTGTCCCACGCCGATAACGTGGAGGCGGCGGGCTTCGTCTCGCACCTTAAGCTTCCGCACTATGTTGATTTCCAGGCCGAGCTTGAGCTGCTCAACCGCCTGCGTGCCGAATACCAGGAGAAGCACCGTGACTGA
- the phnH gene encoding phosphonate C-P lyase system protein PhnH — MTLLASFTHPVADSQRAFRRILKAMSEPGVMVSLPQLPAWGRVSSAATAVLMTLVDRETPVYLDSTLNDEALLTNLRFHTGAPVTEQTDAPFALLHAKSDTAIGQFSAGNNVSPEKSTTVIIEVPGLNGGLTLRLSGPGLLETRAIAPQLSEGVLQYLRERPHCFPQGIDLIFTCGENMMALPRTTDVRVC; from the coding sequence ATGACCTTACTTGCCAGCTTTACCCATCCGGTTGCCGATTCCCAGCGGGCCTTTCGCCGCATCCTGAAAGCCATGAGCGAGCCGGGCGTGATGGTCTCGTTGCCGCAGCTGCCGGCCTGGGGACGGGTATCTTCCGCCGCCACCGCGGTACTGATGACGCTGGTCGACCGGGAAACGCCGGTTTACCTCGACAGCACCCTGAATGACGAGGCGCTGCTGACCAATCTGCGCTTCCACACCGGCGCGCCGGTAACCGAACAGACCGACGCGCCGTTTGCGCTGCTGCATGCCAAATCCGATACCGCGATTGGGCAGTTTTCGGCAGGCAATAACGTTTCGCCGGAGAAAAGCACCACGGTGATTATCGAAGTGCCAGGCCTCAACGGCGGGCTGACGCTGCGCCTCAGCGGTCCCGGCCTGCTGGAAACGCGGGCGATTGCACCGCAGCTGTCGGAAGGCGTGCTGCAATATCTGCGCGAGCGCCCGCACTGCTTCCCGCAGGGCATCGATCTGATTTTCACCTGTGGCGAAAACATGATGGCGTTGCCACGCACCACTGACGTGAGGGTCTGCTGA
- the phnG gene encoding phosphonate C-P lyase system protein PhnG yields the protein MDPIKARQRWLSVLAHCQPAQLLAHWQPLNLHPHYEQLRVPETGLTRLQARMGGTGRRFIVGDTTVTRAVVRLDDGICGYSYVIGRNKAHAELCAVLDALLQQSSSAERIQQQIIAPLAAARQELLTQRAREIASSRVDFFTLVRGDN from the coding sequence ATGGATCCGATCAAGGCAAGACAGCGCTGGCTGTCGGTGCTGGCTCATTGTCAGCCCGCGCAGCTGCTGGCCCACTGGCAGCCGCTGAATCTTCATCCGCATTACGAACAACTGAGGGTGCCGGAAACCGGTTTGACCCGCCTGCAGGCCAGAATGGGCGGCACCGGTCGCCGCTTTATTGTGGGCGATACCACCGTCACCCGCGCCGTGGTGCGGCTGGATGACGGCATCTGTGGTTACAGCTACGTGATAGGCCGTAATAAAGCGCATGCCGAACTGTGCGCGGTACTGGATGCCCTGTTGCAACAGAGCAGCAGCGCCGAACGGATACAGCAACAGATCATCGCGCCTCTGGCCGCCGCCCGCCAGGAGCTTCTGACCCAGCGTGCCCGCGAAATCGCCAGCAGCCGCGTCGACTTCTTTACCCTTGTCCGGGGAGATAATTAA
- the phnF gene encoding phosphonate metabolism transcriptional regulator PhnF, whose protein sequence is MLNLSRHPTTVYQAIAAQLETELSNTYRCGEYLPSEKQLAERYAVNRHTLRRAVDELVNKGLVQRRQGVGILVLMRPYNYPLHSQARFSQNLLEQGSHPTSERLLAVLRPCNAEIATALGLVEGDTVIHLRTLRRVNGVPVCVINHYLPDLRWWPSLQQFNSGSLHDYMQQNLSLALSRKQTRITARRAQAKESKLLEVALHSPLLCVRTLNTTGEQQLAEYSVSLTRADMIELTLEH, encoded by the coding sequence ATGCTGAACCTGTCCAGACATCCGACCACTGTATATCAGGCGATTGCCGCCCAGCTTGAAACGGAACTCAGCAACACCTACCGCTGCGGGGAATACCTGCCTTCCGAAAAACAGCTGGCGGAGCGCTATGCCGTTAATCGCCATACGCTACGCCGCGCGGTGGATGAGCTGGTCAATAAAGGCCTGGTGCAACGGCGGCAGGGCGTTGGCATCCTGGTGCTGATGCGCCCGTACAACTATCCGCTGCATTCTCAGGCGCGCTTCAGCCAGAACCTGCTGGAGCAAGGCAGCCATCCCACCAGCGAACGTCTGCTGGCGGTGCTGCGTCCCTGCAATGCGGAAATCGCCACGGCGCTCGGCCTCGTTGAGGGCGACACGGTGATCCATCTGCGCACCCTGCGTCGGGTGAACGGCGTGCCGGTGTGCGTGATTAATCACTATCTTCCCGACCTGCGCTGGTGGCCGAGCCTGCAGCAGTTCAACAGCGGATCGCTGCATGACTATATGCAACAGAACCTGTCGCTGGCGTTGTCCCGCAAGCAGACCCGCATTACCGCACGGCGCGCCCAGGCTAAGGAGAGCAAGCTGCTGGAAGTCGCGCTGCACTCGCCTTTGCTGTGCGTCCGCACGCTTAACACCACCGGCGAGCAGCAACTGGCGGAATACTCCGTCAGCCTGACGCGCGCCGACATGATTGAACTGACGCTGGAGCACTAA
- a CDS encoding GlxA family transcriptional regulator, producing the protein MITRVAIVVFDDIIPFHLSVPCAVFEKALNPDGTPAYQMTICAPEPGVLRTNAGFSIVAEHGLEALQEAEMVIVPSWTDPARSPCPTLLTSLREAHQLGATIVGLCMGAFVLAAAGLLDGRRATTHWHWTPEFIRLYPQVNIDRDVLYIDEGDIVTSAGTAASIDCCLHLVRKLRGADVANSVARLLVVPPHRQGGQAQYVEQPVYNTKSGDHFLASLNWATENLQQPISLESLAERAFMSRRSFTRRFQQTTGTTFTQWLLNQRLAVAQRFLEKTDQSVEQVACHAGFTSAVVLRRHFKKQFNTSPGRYRREFGAR; encoded by the coding sequence GTGATAACCCGCGTAGCGATAGTGGTATTTGATGACATCATCCCTTTTCATCTTTCCGTGCCGTGCGCGGTGTTTGAAAAGGCGCTTAATCCTGACGGAACGCCCGCCTATCAGATGACCATCTGCGCGCCCGAACCGGGCGTGCTGCGCACCAACGCCGGTTTTTCTATCGTGGCCGAACACGGGCTGGAGGCGTTGCAGGAAGCTGAGATGGTGATTGTGCCGAGCTGGACGGATCCGGCCCGGTCGCCTTGCCCAACGCTGTTAACGTCGCTGCGGGAAGCGCATCAGCTCGGCGCGACGATAGTGGGGTTGTGTATGGGCGCCTTTGTGCTGGCGGCGGCGGGATTGCTGGATGGACGGCGGGCGACGACGCACTGGCACTGGACGCCGGAATTTATCCGCCTCTATCCGCAGGTCAACATCGATAGGGATGTGCTGTATATCGACGAGGGCGACATTGTGACGTCAGCAGGAACGGCCGCCAGTATTGACTGCTGCCTGCATCTGGTGAGGAAACTGCGCGGGGCCGATGTGGCAAATAGCGTGGCGCGACTGCTGGTGGTGCCGCCGCATCGACAGGGCGGGCAGGCGCAGTACGTCGAGCAGCCGGTGTATAACACCAAAAGCGGCGATCACTTTCTGGCATCGCTTAACTGGGCAACGGAAAATTTGCAGCAGCCAATTTCACTGGAGTCGCTGGCCGAACGTGCCTTTATGAGCCGCCGCAGCTTCACCCGACGCTTCCAGCAAACCACCGGTACCACTTTTACGCAGTGGCTGTTAAACCAAAGGCTGGCGGTGGCACAGCGCTTCCTGGAAAAAACCGACCAGTCGGTGGAGCAGGTCGCCTGCCATGCGGGCTTTACCTCCGCAGTGGTGTTGCGCCGTCATTTCAAAAAGCAGTTCAACACTTCGCCAGGCCGATACCGCCGGGAGTTCGGGGCAAGGTAA
- a CDS encoding cysteine hydrolase family protein, with protein sequence MKKLFICSTLALSMMASSAAFADGRQANAPTIRTLSGATPITSLTAKKTALIVVDFQYEYFDGKMKIPDGLKALKEAKKLVDFAHKKGMTVVFVRHEGPADGPLFAKGSHFADFHKDLSPANGDIVITKATPSSFVGTDLDAQLKKLGISDLIVTGLMTHMCVSSTARDAVPLGYQVIIPEDATATRDLATWDGKVIHHNDLQRAALAGVADVFAEIKTTQQVLALPVN encoded by the coding sequence ATGAAGAAATTGTTTATCTGTTCTACCCTGGCGCTGTCAATGATGGCGTCTTCCGCCGCCTTCGCCGACGGTCGCCAGGCTAACGCGCCAACCATCCGCACCCTGAGTGGCGCCACGCCCATCACTTCGCTGACCGCGAAAAAAACCGCGCTGATTGTGGTCGATTTCCAGTACGAATACTTTGATGGAAAAATGAAAATCCCTGATGGCCTGAAAGCGCTGAAAGAGGCGAAAAAGCTGGTGGATTTTGCCCATAAAAAAGGCATGACGGTGGTCTTCGTGCGTCATGAAGGCCCGGCAGACGGCCCGCTGTTTGCCAAAGGCAGCCACTTTGCCGATTTTCACAAGGATCTGAGCCCGGCGAACGGTGACATTGTGATCACCAAAGCCACCCCGAGCTCATTCGTGGGCACCGACCTGGATGCGCAGTTGAAGAAGTTAGGGATCAGCGATCTGATTGTGACCGGTCTGATGACCCATATGTGCGTCTCCTCCACCGCGCGTGATGCGGTGCCGCTCGGCTACCAGGTGATTATCCCGGAAGATGCCACCGCCACCCGCGATCTGGCCACCTGGGATGGCAAGGTGATTCACCATAACGATTTACAGCGTGCTGCCCTGGCCGGTGTGGCTGATGTGTTTGCTGAGATTAAGACCACGCAGCAAGTGCTGGCACTGCCGGTGAATTAA
- a CDS encoding YciE/YciF ferroxidase family protein, giving the protein MTIKTLEDLFIHDLSDIYSAEKQITRALPKMARAATDEKLVAAFKQHLEETRGQIERIDQLVEATDGVHIKRMKCHALEGLAEEAQEIIDSVEAGPVRDAGLIGAAQKVEHYEMAAYGTLQALALKLGYKDAAKLLGETLAEERATDEKLTEIAVQQA; this is encoded by the coding sequence ATGACAATTAAAACGCTTGAAGATCTGTTTATTCATGATTTATCGGATATTTATAGTGCTGAAAAACAGATTACCCGTGCACTGCCAAAAATGGCGCGTGCCGCCACCGATGAGAAACTTGTTGCTGCTTTTAAACAACATTTGGAAGAAACACGCGGTCAAATTGAACGCATCGATCAGCTGGTTGAAGCCACAGACGGCGTGCATATCAAAAGGATGAAATGCCATGCCCTGGAAGGCCTGGCCGAAGAAGCTCAGGAAATTATCGACTCCGTGGAAGCCGGCCCGGTTCGCGATGCCGGCCTGATTGGTGCCGCTCAAAAGGTTGAGCATTATGAAATGGCAGCTTATGGCACATTACAGGCCCTTGCCCTCAAGCTGGGCTATAAAGATGCCGCGAAATTATTGGGTGAAACGCTGGCAGAAGAACGGGCTACCGATGAAAAGCTGACCGAGATTGCTGTGCAGCAAGCCTGA
- a CDS encoding HigA family addiction module antitoxin: protein MKMFNPPHAGEVIAGIMEDLNIGIRELARALAIAPSTASRMVSGTTTITPEMAIKLAAVLGSTPEMWLRIQATYSLEKAQKNVDLSKLNTSYKPQPLNS from the coding sequence ATGAAAATGTTTAACCCGCCTCATGCCGGAGAAGTCATCGCCGGCATTATGGAAGACCTCAACATTGGTATTCGGGAACTCGCCCGTGCACTGGCAATTGCCCCGTCAACCGCTTCACGCATGGTCTCCGGAACGACGACAATCACGCCTGAAATGGCCATCAAGTTGGCTGCCGTTCTGGGGAGTACGCCGGAAATGTGGCTGAGAATTCAGGCGACTTACAGCCTTGAAAAAGCACAAAAAAATGTCGATTTAAGCAAACTCAATACTTCTTACAAGCCACAGCCCTTAAATAGCTGA
- the ycgZ gene encoding regulatory protein YcgZ, producing MRQHGQNPQNDADISRYFTEASLPSQQETLGQVVVEILRAGATLNRKAICSKLLRRLELASGAEQEKHYHDLIGLLFGRND from the coding sequence ATGCGTCAGCACGGCCAAAATCCTCAGAATGATGCCGATATCAGCCGCTACTTTACCGAGGCGTCGCTGCCCTCACAGCAAGAGACCCTCGGACAGGTTGTCGTGGAGATCCTTCGCGCAGGCGCAACGTTAAATCGCAAAGCGATTTGCTCAAAGCTGTTGAGACGCCTTGAGCTGGCTTCTGGTGCGGAGCAGGAAAAGCACTACCATGACCTGATTGGCCTGCTGTTTGGCCGCAATGATTAA
- a CDS encoding biofilm/acid-resistance regulator YmgB/AriR translates to MNQQSTENAILAYFQSEGDLLSDETAVIGTVIREVVAMKGTVSNKDIILSLINRLESTTDVTQLDIYRQALEVVVGRTPDDV, encoded by the coding sequence ATGAACCAGCAGTCCACCGAAAATGCCATCCTTGCGTATTTTCAAAGCGAGGGTGACCTACTCTCTGATGAAACCGCGGTTATTGGCACCGTCATCCGCGAAGTTGTCGCGATGAAAGGTACCGTCAGCAACAAGGACATCATTCTTAGCCTGATTAACCGGCTGGAATCCACCACCGACGTGACGCAGCTGGATATTTATCGCCAGGCGCTTGAAGTTGTGGTTGGCCGCACGCCAGACGACGTCTGA
- a CDS encoding nuclear transport factor 2 family protein, whose protein sequence is MSAESPVQAQFEAYNSHNIDAFMACFSEEFKGYRMPTESPSTQGKHALREFYVNHRFNNPDLRAELISRVVIGDKVFDHELIYGLSPTPLESMAVFHVQNDLIATAWFYFA, encoded by the coding sequence ATGTCGGCAGAGTCACCCGTTCAGGCACAGTTTGAAGCGTATAATTCCCACAATATCGACGCGTTTATGGCGTGTTTTTCCGAAGAGTTCAAAGGCTACCGGATGCCAACCGAGAGCCCTTCAACTCAGGGAAAACACGCATTACGCGAGTTTTACGTTAACCATCGTTTCAACAATCCCGATCTCCGCGCTGAACTTATCTCCCGGGTGGTAATAGGCGATAAGGTATTTGACCACGAATTAATTTATGGCCTGTCTCCAACCCCGTTGGAAAGCATGGCTGTTTTTCATGTCCAAAATGACCTTATTGCCACTGCCTGGTTCTATTTCGCCTGA